One stretch of Euphorbia lathyris chromosome 7, ddEupLath1.1, whole genome shotgun sequence DNA includes these proteins:
- the LOC136200604 gene encoding uncharacterized protein isoform X2 → MSKMIETDNNGDVRLGTKQIKQSGHKFISDKSCKERIKKLSAVNRASKRNEENYEMGCVVADREETFHSPPPSISGPPSKKFKLPRKQFFDDCDGVDHVSVPRKLRSAMKKRNGESISPPFPDSKKPNYSGGGVKSHKKVGIKRSKLNLKQGGPNWSLQQSNGPITKDEEEVVETLYALAGMFPDNNKIDSKSITGSESIDASASALTGPSDSHAHELEALKEDLNANCLLKTDEAVNIASDVERLPEETTKACSLNGPSIQEVSDFSSSGKLHQLDSSIAQVKSNKMFDIHEEQKSPGNSVNFCFPTEPHQDNGKVKQPVKLETSLLETKPEIALGLTTVFGQLDQKQIINEPKNNASWPSSSTLSSTSSHGPLSQSCAAKVPAWFGTRPGSFQNHSSTGNVSKVSTDQRSWKKCATHVHISRLIKTLQMPGTNESLELLPNKLEPQDILKQGVLMTINDFSSIKNDLNGVTSPSSIIKTTKTNLNDTKNGNLQHLRVQQDHSQADLASGVYTSQKQSFNFLSLSAGGGGMESNISNNRAANCSESLAKLQIPYHTQNPTLVPFSMYQTRGASAYPVHPSAAAVQQAQLQLPSHFSSTYCGPQANPKGLTKQQQLWAAQLTQYRNTGTSTAIMHFPSWKNGMQDSSPAMIPCIAPSPPTVEVLGPKYPYTTHHQQNQNQHQHHQQHQFVGFSLQHGRIKRQDHHPSSVYEETEVGFRASSSSALPIQLLCNEHL, encoded by the exons ATGAGTAAGATGATAGAAACGGACAATAATGGAGACGTGAGGCTTGGAACGAAACAAATTAAGCAATCTGGACACAAGTTCATCTCTG ATAAATCTTGCAAGGAGAGAATTAAGAAATTGAGTGCTGTGAACAGAGCAAGTAAGAGAAACGAGGAGAACTATGAAATGGGCTGTGTAGTAGCGGATAGAGAAGAAACCTTTCATTCACCTCCTCCTTCCATAAGTGGTCCTCCCAGTAAGAAATTCAAGCTGCCTAGAAAG CAATTTTTCGATGACTGCGATGGTGTTGATCATGTTTCTGTTCCACGAAAGCTACGGTCAG CCATGAAGAAACGTAATGGAGAATCTATATCTCCACCTTTTCCTGATTCAAAGAAGCCCAACTATTCTGGTGGAGGTGTCAAATCGCACAAAAAGGTCGGCATAAAGAGATCAAAACTAAATCTG AAACAAGGTGGCCCAAACTGGTCCCTGCAGCAGAGTAATGGACCAATTACCAAAGATGAGGAAGAAGTGGTAGAGACCTTGTATGCTTTGGCGGGAATGTTCCCTgacaataataaaattgatagtAAGAGTATAACTGGTAGTGAATCTATAGATGCAAGTGCGTCGGCATTAACAGGTCCTTCTGATAGTCATGCACACGAACTCGAAG CTCTGAAAGAAGACCTAAATGCAAATTGCCTATTAAAAACTGATGAAGCTGTTAATATTGCTTCTGATGTTGAAAGATTGCCTGAAGAAACTACTAAAGCTTGTTCTTTAAATGGACCAAGCATTCAAGAAGTATCTGATTTCTCCAGCAGCGGAAAACTCCATCAATTAGACAGTTCCATTGCTCAAGTGAAATCGAACAAAATGTTTGATATACACGAGGAACAAAAGTCACCAGGCAACTCAGTCAACTTTTGCTTTCCAACTGAGCCACATCAGGATAATGG CAAAGTAAAGCAGCCTGTTAAACTTGAAACTTCACTACTTGAAACGAAGCCAGAGATTGCATTGGGTCTG ACTACAGTATTTGGTCAACTGGATCAAAAGCAAATCATCAATGAGCCTAAGAACAATG CATCATGGCCAAGCTCTTCAACTTTGTCGAGTACTTCGTCTCATGGTCCTCTGTCACA ATCCTGTGCTGCTAAAGTACCTGCTTGGTTTGGTACCAGGCCTGGTTCATTTCAAAATCACTCTTCTACTGGAAAT GTTTCTAAAGTTTCAACTGATCAAAGGTCATGGAAGAAGTGTGCAACTCATGTTCACATAAGCCGGCTAATTAAGACCTTACAAATGCCTGGGACTAATGAAAGCTTGGAACTGCTGCCAAATAAGCTGGAACCACAAGATATATTAAAGCAAGGCGTACTTATGACAATAAATGACTTCAGTAGCataaaaaatgatttaaatGGAGTTACATCTCCTAGCAGCATAATTAAGACAACCAAGACGAACCTAAACGATACTAAAAATGGTAATCTACAACACCTACGAGTGCAGCAAGATCATTCACAGGCTGATCTAGCATCAGGTGTATACACTTCACAGAAACAG AGTTTCAATTTCTTGTCTCTATCGGCTGGAGGTGGTGGGATGGAATCTAATATTAGTAATAATAGAGCTGCAAATTGTTCAGAATCATTGGCAAAATTGCAGATTCCTTATCACACACAAAATCCCACACTTGTTCCTTTCTCCATGTACCAAACACGTGGTGCATCTGCTTACCCTGTTCATCCTTCAGCAGCAGCAGTGCAACAG GCACAACTTCAGTTACCTTCCCATTTCAGCAGCACATACTGTGGACCGCAAGCAAATCCCAAAGGCTTGACAAAGCAGCAACAGCTTTGGGCAGCCCAGTTAACTCAGTATAGAAACACTGGAACATCCACAGCCATAATGCATTTCCCAAGCTGGAAAAATGGAATGCAAGACTCATCACCGGCTATGATACCGTGCATCGCACCCTCACCCCCAACTGTGGAAGTGCTTGGTCCCAAATACCCCTATACCACTCATCACcagcagaatcagaatcagCATCAGCATCATCAACAGCACCAGTTTGTGGGGTTCAGTTTGCAGCATGGTAGAATTAAAAGGCAAGATCACCATCCATCTTCAGTTTATGAAGAAACTGAAGTTGGGTTTAGAGCCAGTAGCAGTAGTGCACTACCAATTCAATTACTCTGCAACGAGCACCTATGA
- the LOC136201311 gene encoding hexokinase-2, chloroplastic → MSVTSPAVASFYLSRSRRSNVTPIRMAVRSNVVSVTPILTNLQMDCATPLPVLRHVADSMTADMRAGLASDGGSDLKMILSYVDSLPSGNEKGLFYALDLGGTNFRVLRVQLGGKEERAVATEFEQVSIPQDLMFGTSEELFDFIASGLAKFAQKEGGKFHLPHGRKREIGFTFSFPVKQTSIDSGLLIKWTKGFAVSRTAGRDVVACLNEAMERRSLDMRVSALVNDTVGTLAGARYWDDDVMAAVILGTGTNACYVERADAIPKLHGQKSSSGRTIINTEWGAFSNGIPLTVFDRDMDAASINPGEQIYEKTISGMYLGEIARRALLKMAEEGALFGSSVPQKLSVPFTLRTPDLCAMQQDNSADLQTVGSVLYDVVGAESSLSSRKIVVEVCDAIVERGGRLAGAGIVGILQKMEEDSKGLIFGKRTVVAMDGGLYEHYPQYRKYLKDAVSELLGLEMSKNIVIEHSKDGSGIGAALLAATNSKYDHDY, encoded by the exons ATGTCTGTTACTTCTCCGGCGGTTGCTTCATTCTATCTTTCTCGATCCCGGAGGAGTAATGTAACTCCGATAAGGATGGCCGTCCGATCCAACGTAGTCTCGGTGACTCCGATCTTGACCAACTTACAAATGGACTGTGCAACTCCTTTACCAGTTCTGCGCCACGTGGCTGATTCCATGACTGCTGATATGCGAGCTGGACTTGCTTCTGACGGTGGTAGCGATTTGAAGATGATTCTCAGTTATGTTGATAGCTTGCCTAGCGG GAATGAGAAAGGACTGTTTTATGCATTGGATCTCGGCGGTACGAATTTTCGGGTGCTGAGGGTGCAATTAGGAGGGAAAGAAGAGAGAGCTGTAGCCACTGAATTTGAGCAAGTTTCCATCCCTCAAGACCTCATGTTTGGTACCTCTGAG GAACTTTTCGATTTTATTGCGTCCGGACTGGCAAAATTTGCACAAAAAGAGGGTGGGAAATTTCACTTACCACATGGAAGAAAAAGAGAGATTGGATTCACTTTTTCTTTCCCTGTGAAGCAAACATCAATTGATTCTGGCTTACTCATCAAGTGGACCAAAGGTTTTGCAGTCTCCAGGACG GCAGGACGAGATGTCGTTGCTTGTCTAAATGAAGCTATGGAACGTCGAAGTTTAGATATGCGAGTGTCCGCCTTG GTTAATGATACTGTCGGAACTCTAGCTGGAGCGAGATACTGGGACGACGATGTTATGGCTGCTGTCATTTTGGGTACTGGAACTAATGCTTGCTACGTAGAACGAGCAGACGCTATTCCAAAGTTGCACGGGCAGAAGTCATCTTCTGGACGAACA ATCATCAATACCGAATGGGGCGCATTCTCAAATGGCATTCCTTTGACCGTGTTTGATAGAGATATGGATGCTGCGAGTATTAATCCGGGTGAGCAG ATATATGAGAAGACAATCTCCGGAATGTATTTAGGAGAAATCGCACGAAGAGCATTGTTAAAGATGGCCGAAGAAGGTGCTTTATTTGGCAGTTCCGTGCCACAAAAGTTATCTGTACCCTTCACACTCCG TACCCCGGACCTATGTGCAATGCAACAGGACAACTCTGCTGATCTTCAAACTGTTGGATCAGTCTTGTACGACGTTGTTGGG GCCGAGTCGAGCCTAAGCTCGAGGAAGATAGTGGTAGAGGTTTGTGATGCCATTGTTGAAAGAGGCGGACGGTTAGCTGGTGCTGGAATAGTCGGAATTCTGCAGAAGATGGAGGAAGATTCAAAAGGTCTTATATTTGGAAAAAGAACAGTGGTAGCTATGGATGGCGGCCTCTACGAGCACTATCCGCAGTATAGAAAATACTTGAAAGACGCGGTAAGTGAGCTTTTGGGATTAGAAATGTCGAAGAATATAGTGATAGAACACTCGAAAGATGGATCTGGAATTGGAGCTGCTCTTCTGGCTGCTACAAATTCAAAGTATGATCATGATTATTAG
- the LOC136200604 gene encoding uncharacterized protein isoform X1 has product MSKMIETDNNGDVRLGTKQIKQSGHKFISDKSCKERIKKLSAVNRASKRNEENYEMGCVVADREETFHSPPPSISGPPSKKFKLPRKQFFDDCDGVDHVSVPRKLRSAMKKRNGESISPPFPDSKKPNYSGGGVKSHKKVGIKRSKLNLKQGGPNWSLQQSNGPITKDEEEVVETLYALAGMFPDNNKIDSKSITGSESIDASASALTGPSDSHAHELEALKEDLNANCLLKTDEAVNIASDVERLPEETTKACSLNGPSIQEVSDFSSSGKLHQLDSSIAQVKSNKMFDIHEEQKSPGNSVNFCFPTEPHQDNGKVKQPVKLETSLLETKPEIALGLTTVFGQLDQKQIINEPKNNVAYSFCENPASWPSSSTLSSTSSHGPLSQSCAAKVPAWFGTRPGSFQNHSSTGNVSKVSTDQRSWKKCATHVHISRLIKTLQMPGTNESLELLPNKLEPQDILKQGVLMTINDFSSIKNDLNGVTSPSSIIKTTKTNLNDTKNGNLQHLRVQQDHSQADLASGVYTSQKQSFNFLSLSAGGGGMESNISNNRAANCSESLAKLQIPYHTQNPTLVPFSMYQTRGASAYPVHPSAAAVQQAQLQLPSHFSSTYCGPQANPKGLTKQQQLWAAQLTQYRNTGTSTAIMHFPSWKNGMQDSSPAMIPCIAPSPPTVEVLGPKYPYTTHHQQNQNQHQHHQQHQFVGFSLQHGRIKRQDHHPSSVYEETEVGFRASSSSALPIQLLCNEHL; this is encoded by the exons ATGAGTAAGATGATAGAAACGGACAATAATGGAGACGTGAGGCTTGGAACGAAACAAATTAAGCAATCTGGACACAAGTTCATCTCTG ATAAATCTTGCAAGGAGAGAATTAAGAAATTGAGTGCTGTGAACAGAGCAAGTAAGAGAAACGAGGAGAACTATGAAATGGGCTGTGTAGTAGCGGATAGAGAAGAAACCTTTCATTCACCTCCTCCTTCCATAAGTGGTCCTCCCAGTAAGAAATTCAAGCTGCCTAGAAAG CAATTTTTCGATGACTGCGATGGTGTTGATCATGTTTCTGTTCCACGAAAGCTACGGTCAG CCATGAAGAAACGTAATGGAGAATCTATATCTCCACCTTTTCCTGATTCAAAGAAGCCCAACTATTCTGGTGGAGGTGTCAAATCGCACAAAAAGGTCGGCATAAAGAGATCAAAACTAAATCTG AAACAAGGTGGCCCAAACTGGTCCCTGCAGCAGAGTAATGGACCAATTACCAAAGATGAGGAAGAAGTGGTAGAGACCTTGTATGCTTTGGCGGGAATGTTCCCTgacaataataaaattgatagtAAGAGTATAACTGGTAGTGAATCTATAGATGCAAGTGCGTCGGCATTAACAGGTCCTTCTGATAGTCATGCACACGAACTCGAAG CTCTGAAAGAAGACCTAAATGCAAATTGCCTATTAAAAACTGATGAAGCTGTTAATATTGCTTCTGATGTTGAAAGATTGCCTGAAGAAACTACTAAAGCTTGTTCTTTAAATGGACCAAGCATTCAAGAAGTATCTGATTTCTCCAGCAGCGGAAAACTCCATCAATTAGACAGTTCCATTGCTCAAGTGAAATCGAACAAAATGTTTGATATACACGAGGAACAAAAGTCACCAGGCAACTCAGTCAACTTTTGCTTTCCAACTGAGCCACATCAGGATAATGG CAAAGTAAAGCAGCCTGTTAAACTTGAAACTTCACTACTTGAAACGAAGCCAGAGATTGCATTGGGTCTG ACTACAGTATTTGGTCAACTGGATCAAAAGCAAATCATCAATGAGCCTAAGAACAATG TGGCTTATTCTTTTTGTGAAAATCCAGCATCATGGCCAAGCTCTTCAACTTTGTCGAGTACTTCGTCTCATGGTCCTCTGTCACA ATCCTGTGCTGCTAAAGTACCTGCTTGGTTTGGTACCAGGCCTGGTTCATTTCAAAATCACTCTTCTACTGGAAAT GTTTCTAAAGTTTCAACTGATCAAAGGTCATGGAAGAAGTGTGCAACTCATGTTCACATAAGCCGGCTAATTAAGACCTTACAAATGCCTGGGACTAATGAAAGCTTGGAACTGCTGCCAAATAAGCTGGAACCACAAGATATATTAAAGCAAGGCGTACTTATGACAATAAATGACTTCAGTAGCataaaaaatgatttaaatGGAGTTACATCTCCTAGCAGCATAATTAAGACAACCAAGACGAACCTAAACGATACTAAAAATGGTAATCTACAACACCTACGAGTGCAGCAAGATCATTCACAGGCTGATCTAGCATCAGGTGTATACACTTCACAGAAACAG AGTTTCAATTTCTTGTCTCTATCGGCTGGAGGTGGTGGGATGGAATCTAATATTAGTAATAATAGAGCTGCAAATTGTTCAGAATCATTGGCAAAATTGCAGATTCCTTATCACACACAAAATCCCACACTTGTTCCTTTCTCCATGTACCAAACACGTGGTGCATCTGCTTACCCTGTTCATCCTTCAGCAGCAGCAGTGCAACAG GCACAACTTCAGTTACCTTCCCATTTCAGCAGCACATACTGTGGACCGCAAGCAAATCCCAAAGGCTTGACAAAGCAGCAACAGCTTTGGGCAGCCCAGTTAACTCAGTATAGAAACACTGGAACATCCACAGCCATAATGCATTTCCCAAGCTGGAAAAATGGAATGCAAGACTCATCACCGGCTATGATACCGTGCATCGCACCCTCACCCCCAACTGTGGAAGTGCTTGGTCCCAAATACCCCTATACCACTCATCACcagcagaatcagaatcagCATCAGCATCATCAACAGCACCAGTTTGTGGGGTTCAGTTTGCAGCATGGTAGAATTAAAAGGCAAGATCACCATCCATCTTCAGTTTATGAAGAAACTGAAGTTGGGTTTAGAGCCAGTAGCAGTAGTGCACTACCAATTCAATTACTCTGCAACGAGCACCTATGA
- the LOC136234802 gene encoding AP-2 complex subunit sigma translates to MIRFILLQNRQGKTRLAKYYVPLEDSEKHKVEYEVHRLVVNRDPKFTNFVEFRTHKVIYRRYAGLFFSLCVDITDNELAYLECIHLFVEILDHFFSNVCELDLVFNFHKVYLILDEFILAGELQETSKKAIIERMGELEKLE, encoded by the exons ATG ATCCGGTTCATACTTCTGCAGAACAGGCAAGGCAAGACTCGTCTCGCCAAATACTACGTTCCTCTCGAGGATTCTGAGAAGCACAAAGTTGAATACGAG gTTCATCGTTTGGTGGTTAATAGAGATCCCAAGTTCACGAATTTCGTTGAG TTCCGAACGCACAAGGTCATTTACAGGAGATACGCAGGATTGTTTTTCTCACTGTGTGTTGATATAACGGATAATGAGTTGGCATATTTGGAATGCATCCATTTGTTTGTGGAGATATTGGATCATTTCTTCAGCAATGTATGTGAACTAGATTTGGTATTCAACTTTCACAAG GTTTATCTGATACTTGATGAATTCATTCTTGCTGGGGAGTTACAAGAAACAAGCAAGAAG GCAATCATAGAAAGAATGGGAGAGTTGGAGAAGCTCGAGTAG